A portion of the Gammaproteobacteria bacterium genome contains these proteins:
- a CDS encoding glycosyltransferase family 4 protein: MLKTSITNLSRLPADFLGAADKMSSKRRICIIVPAHWEALMGGSQYQAKILIENLIPLDRFDIYYLARRVKRDFTPVGYNIVKISDPRWYHRYGYFPDALKLLRILKEIKPDVIYQQVGCAYTGVAAYYAKRSGCKMVWRVTSDKSLQRVAKSNLRELLPDRYVERKILEYGIRNSTKIIVQTEAQAALLEENYDIESAEVIRNFHPLPTEAMEKNSQNTVLWVANFKKLKQPEVFIRLARDLVDTDARFIMIGAPAGGQWQQELDKQISSTENLAYLGVQSQQEVNRLLAAAQLLVNTSQYEGFSNTFIQAWMRRVPVISLKVNPDNLLSDGALGFCADDHYEKLRRQVSYLLGNAEVMARAGSQAQSYAFEHYSEKNVRRLISLLDNP; this comes from the coding sequence TTGTTGAAAACGAGTATTACGAATCTCTCTAGATTGCCTGCCGATTTCCTCGGGGCCGCTGATAAAATGTCATCAAAACGCAGAATCTGCATCATTGTCCCGGCCCACTGGGAAGCATTAATGGGCGGGTCGCAATACCAGGCGAAAATCCTTATTGAGAATCTGATTCCTCTCGATAGATTCGACATCTATTACCTGGCGAGGCGCGTGAAACGGGATTTCACGCCGGTAGGGTATAACATTGTGAAGATATCGGATCCTCGCTGGTACCATCGTTACGGGTATTTTCCCGACGCCCTGAAACTTCTCCGTATCCTTAAAGAAATCAAGCCAGATGTGATTTATCAGCAGGTTGGCTGCGCCTATACCGGTGTGGCCGCTTATTACGCCAAGCGGTCGGGCTGTAAAATGGTATGGAGGGTGACGAGCGACAAGAGTCTGCAGAGGGTCGCCAAGTCGAATCTTCGGGAATTGTTGCCAGATCGTTATGTCGAAAGAAAAATTCTTGAGTATGGGATAAGAAATTCCACGAAGATTATAGTTCAGACAGAGGCGCAGGCCGCGTTGTTGGAAGAGAATTATGATATCGAATCGGCGGAGGTGATAAGAAATTTTCATCCGTTGCCGACCGAAGCCATGGAGAAAAACAGTCAAAATACGGTTCTGTGGGTCGCGAACTTCAAGAAATTGAAGCAGCCTGAGGTGTTCATTCGTTTGGCCAGAGATCTCGTGGATACAGATGCCAGATTCATCATGATTGGCGCGCCTGCCGGAGGGCAATGGCAGCAGGAGCTGGATAAACAGATTTCCTCAACGGAAAACCTGGCTTATCTTGGAGTCCAGTCCCAGCAGGAGGTTAATCGACTTCTGGCTGCAGCGCAGCTCCTGGTGAATACCAGTCAATATGAAGGGTTCTCGAACACTTTTATCCAAGCCTGGATGCGACGGGTGCCCGTGATCAGTCTGAAGGTCAATCCAGACAATCTGCTGAGTGATGGCGCGCTCGGGTTTTGTGCCGACGATCATTATGAGAAGCTGAGAAGGCAGGTCTCGTATTTGTTGGGAAACGCGGAAGTAATGGCAAGGGCCGGATCGCAGGCCCAGTCCTATGCTTTCGAGCATTATTCCGAGAAGAATGTTCGGCGTCTGATCTCGCTGCTGGATAACCCATGA
- a CDS encoding glycosyltransferase family 4 protein: protein MKKKYAFIKIRSRHTIVDQIIRILKHTFPEYELDVIDVKPLLKRNIHIALINLFHMVANYGVREIFQSKSAFYNRFFGTPYLYHHLHRLLNTRSKSGYLFSIQDCSLFNGKLAGIPHFVYTDHTVLANKNYPEYDEKSDLLSKSWINLERDIYGDADIVFTRSMIVRESVVQDYSCDVKKVHCIYYAPFVEEGERESSLNKYASKNILFVGLEWERKGGPLLVKAFEQVVKVEPDATLTIVGCSPDIVLPNVEIVGPVKSEKLCEYYEKSAVFCLPTRREPFGIVFLEAMSYSLPVLGTNIGALPEFIIDGDNGYLVGIDDVNGLARLLIGLISDPAKCERMGRRGYDIYREKFTLEAVSSSLKRYITPFIRA from the coding sequence ATGAAAAAAAAGTATGCATTTATAAAAATTAGATCCCGGCACACGATAGTTGATCAGATAATCAGAATATTAAAGCATACATTCCCTGAGTATGAATTAGACGTTATTGATGTTAAGCCACTATTGAAGCGCAACATACATATTGCACTGATTAATTTATTTCATATGGTAGCTAATTATGGAGTAAGGGAGATATTTCAAAGTAAGAGCGCATTTTATAACCGGTTCTTCGGGACGCCATATTTATATCATCATCTTCATAGGCTATTAAACACAAGATCAAAGTCTGGGTATTTGTTTTCTATTCAAGATTGCTCGCTGTTCAATGGGAAATTAGCTGGTATACCGCATTTTGTTTATACGGACCATACAGTATTGGCAAATAAGAACTATCCTGAATATGACGAGAAAAGTGATCTTTTATCAAAATCATGGATAAATTTAGAGAGAGATATCTATGGCGATGCCGACATCGTATTCACGCGTTCAATGATAGTCAGGGAGTCAGTTGTTCAAGACTATAGTTGTGATGTGAAAAAAGTGCATTGCATTTATTACGCGCCATTCGTTGAAGAAGGAGAAAGAGAATCTAGCCTGAATAAATATGCGAGTAAGAACATATTATTTGTTGGTCTAGAGTGGGAAAGAAAGGGCGGCCCACTTTTAGTCAAGGCCTTTGAACAGGTAGTGAAGGTGGAGCCTGATGCTACGCTGACCATAGTAGGGTGCTCGCCTGACATTGTTCTTCCGAATGTTGAGATAGTCGGGCCGGTCAAGTCTGAGAAGTTGTGCGAGTATTATGAAAAATCCGCTGTGTTTTGTCTGCCAACCCGACGTGAGCCCTTCGGGATAGTATTTCTCGAGGCCATGAGTTACTCGTTGCCGGTCCTGGGTACAAACATCGGCGCTCTTCCTGAGTTTATCATTGACGGAGATAACGGGTATCTTGTGGGGATCGATGATGTCAATGGTTTAGCGAGGCTGTTAATCGGGTTGATATCAGATCCGGCAAAATGTGAGCGTATGGGTCGGCGCGGTTATGACATATATCGCGAGAAATTCACCTTGGAAGCCGTTTCTTCCTCGCTGAAGCGATATATTACGCCGTTCATCCGCGCCTAG
- a CDS encoding glycosyltransferase family 4 protein produces the protein MTRPDRKLRILFITSDKYPPCRPAAKAIFSEELVRRGHKVDWIIQAEKSCQRFHHEEFGNGTAYIGATDDGGSKWHRLRKHLLDIANDLRMFWLIKPGSYDLVQVKDKYLAAILALMIARLRGVKYFYWLAYPHAEASLYSARMSYARYRWVTYMKGILYHFCLYKVILRFADHAFVQSEQMKRDIISEGVPAHKLTPIPGSLNLDQIACKPPSDDNAEAMLSESKKIVYLGTLISVRRLDFLIRVIAEVIKKYPGAKLYLVGKGEQPRDEQLLQSEIDRLNVRHAVVMTGQLPIEAALSHVAEADVCLSPYYPIPILNSTSPTKLIEYMAMGKAVVGNDHPEQSLVINESGAGYCSPWSEAEFSAAIIRILDNPSLAREMGQKARVRRKVPDKFPDGGYC, from the coding sequence ATGACGCGTCCTGATCGAAAGCTTCGCATTTTATTTATCACCTCGGATAAATACCCGCCATGCAGGCCCGCCGCCAAGGCGATCTTCAGTGAAGAACTGGTTCGGCGTGGGCATAAAGTGGACTGGATAATTCAAGCGGAGAAATCCTGCCAGAGATTCCATCATGAAGAATTCGGTAATGGAACGGCTTACATAGGTGCGACGGACGACGGCGGATCCAAATGGCATCGCTTGCGTAAGCACCTACTTGATATCGCGAATGATTTACGCATGTTCTGGCTGATAAAGCCGGGGAGCTATGATCTTGTTCAGGTCAAGGATAAATATCTTGCCGCCATATTGGCATTAATGATTGCCAGGCTGAGGGGGGTAAAATACTTTTACTGGCTGGCTTATCCGCATGCCGAGGCCTCGCTGTATTCGGCAAGAATGTCCTATGCCAGATATCGCTGGGTAACATATATGAAAGGGATCTTGTACCATTTTTGTTTGTACAAAGTAATATTGCGTTTTGCCGATCATGCCTTTGTACAAAGTGAGCAGATGAAGAGGGACATAATTTCAGAGGGGGTGCCGGCGCATAAATTGACCCCGATCCCAGGTTCCTTGAATCTCGACCAGATCGCATGTAAACCGCCAAGCGATGATAATGCGGAAGCAATGCTCAGTGAGAGCAAGAAAATCGTATATCTTGGCACTCTTATAAGTGTCAGAAGGTTGGATTTCCTGATCAGGGTTATCGCGGAAGTCATAAAGAAATATCCTGGCGCCAAGCTTTATCTGGTCGGAAAAGGGGAGCAGCCGAGAGACGAGCAACTGCTTCAGTCCGAAATTGACCGTTTGAACGTCCGGCATGCAGTCGTCATGACTGGGCAATTGCCGATTGAGGCTGCACTTTCCCATGTCGCCGAGGCGGATGTATGTCTTTCACCGTATTATCCCATTCCCATATTGAACTCCACGTCGCCGACTAAGCTTATTGAATATATGGCGATGGGTAAGGCGGTTGTTGGCAACGACCATCCGGAGCAAAGCCTGGTAATCAATGAAAGCGGCGCAGGATACTGTTCACCATGGTCCGAGGCTGAATTTTCGGCCGCGATAATCAGGATTCTGGATAATCCATCGCTGGCAAGAGAAATGGGCCAAAAGGCGAGAGTACGTAGAAAGGTGCCGGACAAATTCCCGGATGGCGGATATTGTTGA
- a CDS encoding sulfotransferase → MRSSQYSPVKSWSQFDRKVRFSGRKLLGELDRFENCILVAGCQRSGTTALSRLLTASEGMVNFQFGSDDELDAALILSGWESYPSEGRFCFQTTYLNNSYPEYFEHADYKLIWVLRNPYSVIYSMLHNWKIGALNRLFRHCGHEFLAAGERWKYEKLGSLAVSRLRKACLSYNAKISQTAALKDEIDQGRVIIIDYDDLIKNKAHILPKLYNFTGLNYREEYLSRLHAKSLSKADKFSGKEAGIIESLCTPFYLDARRHLSADLIV, encoded by the coding sequence ATGCGTAGTTCTCAATATTCCCCGGTCAAATCCTGGTCCCAGTTTGATCGCAAGGTCAGATTCAGCGGGCGCAAACTGCTGGGCGAACTGGACAGGTTTGAGAATTGTATCCTGGTGGCGGGATGCCAGCGCTCCGGAACCACGGCCTTGTCAAGATTGCTTACTGCAAGCGAGGGGATGGTCAATTTCCAGTTTGGCAGTGACGATGAACTGGATGCGGCCTTGATACTGTCCGGTTGGGAATCGTACCCATCGGAAGGACGGTTCTGTTTCCAGACTACTTATTTGAACAACAGTTACCCGGAATATTTCGAGCACGCGGACTACAAACTGATCTGGGTGTTGAGAAATCCCTATTCCGTGATCTATTCCATGCTCCATAATTGGAAAATCGGGGCCTTGAACAGATTATTTCGTCATTGCGGCCACGAATTCCTCGCGGCGGGCGAAAGATGGAAATACGAAAAGCTGGGTTCGCTGGCCGTGTCCCGCCTGCGAAAGGCCTGTCTTTCATACAATGCGAAAATATCCCAGACGGCCGCGCTGAAAGACGAAATCGATCAGGGTCGCGTCATTATCATCGACTATGATGATCTCATAAAGAACAAGGCCCATATCCTGCCGAAGCTGTACAATTTTACGGGTCTGAATTATCGCGAAGAATATCTCTCCAGGCTGCATGCGAAGAGCCTGTCCAAGGCTGATAAATTCTCAGGCAAGGAGGCGGGAATAATTGAATCGCTCTGCACCCCCTTCTACCTGGATGCCAGAAGACATCTCTCGGCCGACTTGATCGTATAG
- a CDS encoding alpha-1,2-fucosyltransferase — MVEVKYLGRLGNKLFQYCFARILAEGLGYGLKANPIPGFPGTNAPVEGHDYSSGYPVKTIAHDYPQYYSGVYNQTLSWKNKNLHVQDLLSDASKRKIEIRGYFERYEYYKACKDTIRRDWLRVDMPIQYSIHPDDVVMHVRLGDAGEYLGRKLPISYYEEALERAGGRKVFICTDKPADPCLNKFKKYSPIIHHVDPLQDFFFMMSFNKIIQSQSTFSWWASFLSQARQIYAPIPLLGVWSSFHPETDLKVDDESRYVYLHCKSIAMPTWKYLFAAAKREVRKRVTS, encoded by the coding sequence ATGGTGGAGGTGAAATATCTAGGGCGCCTCGGAAATAAGCTTTTTCAGTATTGCTTCGCGCGGATTCTGGCGGAAGGCTTAGGTTATGGCCTCAAGGCGAATCCTATCCCGGGGTTTCCGGGCACGAATGCGCCCGTTGAAGGGCATGATTATTCATCGGGATATCCTGTTAAAACGATCGCTCACGACTATCCTCAATATTACAGCGGCGTTTACAACCAAACGCTGAGCTGGAAAAACAAAAATCTGCATGTGCAGGATCTGTTAAGTGATGCGAGCAAGAGAAAGATCGAAATACGCGGGTATTTTGAGCGCTATGAATATTACAAGGCCTGCAAGGATACGATCAGGCGCGACTGGCTAAGGGTTGATATGCCCATTCAGTACAGTATTCACCCAGATGACGTTGTGATGCATGTTCGACTGGGGGATGCCGGAGAGTACCTGGGGCGTAAATTACCGATCTCTTATTATGAAGAAGCCCTTGAAAGGGCGGGAGGAAGAAAGGTTTTTATATGTACCGACAAACCCGCGGATCCCTGCCTGAATAAATTTAAAAAATATAGTCCCATCATCCATCATGTCGATCCGCTGCAGGATTTTTTCTTCATGATGTCGTTCAATAAAATTATACAGAGTCAAAGCACATTCAGTTGGTGGGCAAGCTTCCTGTCGCAGGCGCGCCAGATTTATGCGCCCATCCCATTGCTCGGAGTATGGAGTTCATTTCATCCGGAGACGGATTTAAAGGTTGACGACGAATCCAGATATGTCTATCTACATTGCAAGTCGATCGCGATGCCGACATGGAAGTATCTCTTTGCCGCGGCGAAGAGAGAAGTACGGAAAAGAGTTACCTCTTGA
- a CDS encoding glycosyltransferase family 4 protein — MATLLSINNYYYPRGGAETVFLAHNRLLEDGGWTVVPFAMRHPDNLDTPWSEYFVEEIEYGSSYSLLDKLRRVPKVIYSQESRANIDSLLKVSHADICHAHNIYHHISPSIFSAVKKHDIPVVMTLHDLKLSCPAYNMLSHDGICERCKGGREFNVLLHRCIKGSFSLSMVVFMEAMLHKVLATYSKYVDKFIVPSRFYLDKMVEWGWPREKFVYIPNFIQASSYAPESGLSGAFAYFGRLSREKGLVTLIRAVAQAGVSLNIAGTGPDEDHLKRLARDLSADVRFHGYIKGKALHDFVRSSRCVVLPSEWYENSPMSVLEAYALGRPVLGAAIGGIPELIRPDSTGLVFDSGSVESLANALRSMADSPDHRLIEMGRAGRAWVESDFSSDNYKGKILELYSSLGVRC, encoded by the coding sequence TTGGCCACTCTGTTATCCATTAACAATTATTATTATCCGCGCGGCGGCGCCGAAACCGTTTTCCTTGCGCACAACAGGTTGCTCGAGGATGGCGGGTGGACGGTGGTTCCCTTCGCCATGCGACACCCTGATAATCTTGACACTCCATGGAGCGAATACTTTGTCGAAGAGATCGAATACGGTTCCAGCTATTCTTTGCTCGACAAGCTCAGGCGTGTGCCCAAGGTAATCTATTCGCAGGAATCGCGCGCGAACATAGATAGTTTATTGAAAGTCTCTCACGCCGATATCTGTCATGCGCATAATATCTATCACCACATTTCTCCCTCCATATTCAGCGCCGTCAAAAAACACGATATCCCGGTGGTTATGACGCTGCATGATCTCAAGCTGTCCTGCCCTGCGTACAATATGCTGTCTCATGACGGAATCTGCGAAAGGTGCAAGGGCGGGCGTGAATTTAATGTACTGCTGCATCGTTGTATCAAGGGCTCTTTCTCGCTGAGCATGGTAGTTTTCATGGAGGCCATGTTGCATAAGGTGCTTGCCACTTATTCGAAATATGTCGACAAGTTCATCGTGCCGAGCAGGTTCTATCTGGACAAGATGGTCGAATGGGGCTGGCCGCGAGAGAAGTTCGTTTATATCCCGAATTTCATTCAGGCCTCGAGCTATGCGCCTGAATCCGGGTTATCTGGAGCGTTCGCCTATTTCGGGCGTCTGAGCAGGGAAAAGGGGCTCGTCACGCTGATCAGGGCCGTGGCGCAAGCCGGCGTCTCCCTCAATATCGCGGGCACGGGTCCGGATGAGGATCATCTGAAAAGACTGGCCCGCGACCTCAGTGCGGATGTGCGCTTCCATGGTTATATAAAGGGGAAGGCATTGCACGATTTCGTTCGTTCTTCCCGCTGCGTCGTGCTGCCTTCGGAGTGGTACGAGAATTCGCCTATGTCGGTTCTGGAGGCGTATGCGCTTGGCAGGCCGGTACTTGGCGCGGCAATCGGTGGTATACCTGAGCTGATCAGGCCGGACAGCACCGGATTGGTTTTCGACTCCGGATCTGTAGAATCTCTGGCAAATGCATTGCGCTCGATGGCCGACTCCCCGGATCACAGGCTGATCGAGATGGGTCGGGCCGGACGCGCCTGGGTTGAATCGGACTTTTCCTCCGATAACTATAAAGGCAAGATACTTGAATTGTATTCGAGCCTTGGCGTTCGATGTTGA
- a CDS encoding glycosyltransferase family 4 protein: MVKVMVLGLRGFPDVQGGVEKHAEHLYPLLVELGCDVEVIARSRYLPAERKSWRGVDFRRLWAPGSSGIEALVHSLLGVIYAAAKRPDILHIHAIGPGIVTPLARLLGLKVVVTHHGPDYDREKWSSFARWLLRRGEAWSMRYSHRRIVISKVIRNLVAQKYGTDANVIPNGIDLPIIPLTDQAIRSFGLDKRRYVLLVSRFVPEKRHLDLIRAFHLADIAGWKLVLVGDADHPDRYSALVKQEAAQDGNVVLTGFQSGDALRELYAHAGMFVLPSSHEGLPIAMLEALSYGMPVIASDIPANLEVGLPPENYFDLGDIAALASMLRRCVASSEAERQRHRKLVENGYDWPRISRLTLEVYQAALGSSLSSRRTPSQ, translated from the coding sequence ATGGTCAAAGTGATGGTACTTGGGCTGCGGGGATTCCCCGATGTTCAGGGCGGCGTTGAAAAGCATGCCGAGCATTTATATCCCCTGCTGGTCGAGCTGGGGTGTGACGTTGAGGTGATTGCCCGCTCGCGTTACCTGCCGGCAGAGCGAAAATCATGGCGCGGCGTTGATTTCCGGAGATTATGGGCACCGGGATCGAGCGGCATCGAGGCCCTGGTTCATTCCCTGCTGGGGGTTATATATGCCGCGGCCAAACGTCCCGATATTCTGCATATTCATGCCATTGGCCCTGGTATCGTCACGCCATTGGCGAGATTGCTAGGCCTGAAGGTCGTGGTTACTCACCACGGCCCAGACTATGACCGGGAGAAATGGAGTTCCTTCGCTCGCTGGCTGCTGCGCCGCGGCGAGGCGTGGAGCATGCGGTATTCGCATCGTCGGATTGTCATATCGAAAGTCATCAGGAACTTGGTCGCGCAGAAATATGGAACCGACGCCAACGTGATCCCGAACGGGATAGATCTCCCCATAATACCGCTCACCGATCAAGCCATTCGATCGTTCGGGCTGGACAAGCGCCGTTATGTACTCTTGGTCAGCCGCTTTGTGCCTGAGAAAAGACATCTGGATCTAATCAGGGCGTTCCATCTGGCTGACATTGCCGGCTGGAAACTTGTTCTGGTCGGAGATGCGGACCATCCGGATAGATATTCGGCGTTAGTGAAGCAAGAAGCCGCACAGGATGGCAACGTGGTTCTGACTGGATTCCAGTCGGGGGACGCCCTGCGCGAGCTATATGCGCACGCGGGTATGTTTGTATTGCCCTCTTCGCATGAAGGATTGCCGATAGCCATGCTGGAGGCATTAAGCTATGGAATGCCGGTTATAGCGAGCGACATCCCGGCCAACTTGGAGGTGGGGCTCCCGCCGGAGAATTATTTCGATTTGGGAGATATCGCCGCCTTGGCATCCATGCTAAGGCGGTGTGTAGCTTCTTCTGAAGCAGAACGTCAGAGGCATCGCAAGTTGGTTGAAAACGGCTATGACTGGCCTCGCATTTCACGCCTAACCTTGGAGGTCTATCAGGCTGCCCTTGGCTCTAGTCTTTCGAGTCGTAGAACTCCTTCGCAGTAG
- a CDS encoding discoidin domain-containing protein, with product MADITWFRRTLRVHAVIVFSVLIAACGGGEDEASSGGTGEVGVVIGSNTPPPPADSDNNTGGQSTVVGVINETPITITGTVIDGPVTDAIITIRDANDAFVATTRSDSRAHYRADIPANSIFPLTLTATGGTNIVNNAPPSFTLISAITSPDISTANLNPYSTLIVNTARRKSGGLTPANLASASESILTIFNAGLNTDLMPNPITTPVTDINAASVIKSSEAIAETIRRNQRVLEGVIVDASADTIINSLSADMTDGTLDGVGVAGSDPRVSSVSSITFGQVLIESISNGLEINDELASDSLSNAVSVTFPTSVQDIEELPITMGALSNIRTAVAAAALVAPSIAMADLESATNGLNAGSLPSEAVTVLPAESGTIMNEALNQINGSDGNVMNLINALIGTAYAADAPAEGLVLLNITAVDASSHDADRERIPENAIDGNLDSKWTALSMPQWFTADLGATQSVSHLRMKINVNNNGANASYAIDVSRDNTSWTNVLTNVKPVAVSGWVSAELPAVTARYVRIRLNSSNASDYTNLYELELYGQVLPANIASVSASDYDAERARAPSLATDGNLTSKWTALSLPQWLMVDLGTVQSISGINMKVYIADAGRNANYSVDVSSDRSTWATVIANSSIDTTTGWAQASFIPVSGRYVRLRLDSTNTSDYVNLSEIMVYAQAAQNPASSPTDEDISNVLLTLTWQPNVGSVQGYKVFFGPTPESVSTEISDITNTLSTSFNPAIPAIAYDSWYTLRLLPGDNVCFRVRAYNADGLSNWSLPICGTITEAAG from the coding sequence ATGGCTGACATCACCTGGTTCAGACGCACATTACGCGTCCACGCAGTTATTGTGTTCTCTGTATTGATCGCCGCGTGTGGCGGCGGAGAAGACGAAGCCTCCTCGGGCGGCACTGGCGAGGTCGGAGTCGTAATAGGCTCCAACACGCCACCTCCGCCAGCGGATTCCGATAACAATACGGGCGGGCAATCCACCGTGGTGGGCGTCATAAACGAGACGCCGATCACGATTACCGGCACGGTGATCGATGGCCCGGTAACCGACGCAATCATCACCATCCGGGATGCCAATGACGCCTTCGTGGCAACCACGCGCAGCGACTCCCGCGCGCACTATCGCGCGGACATACCCGCGAATTCGATCTTTCCGCTGACCTTGACCGCGACCGGCGGCACGAACATCGTCAACAACGCACCGCCGAGCTTCACCCTCATCAGTGCAATCACGAGCCCGGACATCAGCACGGCAAACCTCAATCCGTACTCCACGCTGATCGTCAACACAGCCAGGAGAAAATCGGGAGGTCTGACGCCGGCAAATCTCGCCTCCGCAAGCGAAAGCATCCTCACCATATTCAACGCAGGCCTGAATACCGATCTCATGCCCAATCCGATCACGACACCTGTCACAGACATCAACGCCGCCAGCGTCATCAAGTCGAGCGAAGCTATCGCCGAGACAATCCGACGGAACCAAAGGGTATTAGAAGGCGTCATAGTTGATGCCAGCGCGGACACAATCATCAACTCTCTGAGCGCTGACATGACAGACGGAACACTCGACGGGGTCGGCGTTGCTGGCTCTGACCCAAGGGTTTCCTCTGTTTCTTCAATTACTTTTGGCCAAGTATTAATCGAATCTATCAGCAATGGGCTCGAAATCAATGATGAACTCGCGTCAGATTCACTGTCTAACGCTGTTAGTGTCACATTCCCGACATCTGTACAAGATATAGAGGAGTTGCCGATAACCATGGGCGCACTCAGTAATATCCGCACCGCAGTCGCCGCTGCCGCCTTGGTCGCACCCAGCATCGCCATGGCAGATCTGGAGTCCGCAACCAACGGGCTGAACGCAGGAAGCCTGCCCTCCGAAGCAGTGACGGTACTGCCGGCAGAGTCAGGTACGATAATGAATGAGGCTCTCAACCAGATAAACGGTTCTGATGGAAATGTTATGAACCTGATTAACGCATTGATCGGAACAGCCTACGCGGCGGATGCGCCGGCCGAAGGCCTGGTCTTGCTCAATATCACTGCAGTCGATGCCTCCAGTCACGACGCCGACCGCGAGCGCATACCCGAAAACGCGATCGACGGAAACCTGGATTCCAAATGGACCGCGCTCAGCATGCCGCAGTGGTTCACCGCGGACCTCGGCGCCACCCAGTCCGTCAGTCATCTGCGCATGAAGATAAACGTGAACAATAATGGGGCCAACGCGAGCTATGCCATAGATGTCTCCAGGGACAACACGAGCTGGACCAATGTACTGACCAACGTCAAACCCGTTGCGGTATCCGGCTGGGTCAGCGCCGAACTGCCCGCGGTGACGGCGCGCTATGTGCGCATCCGTCTGAATTCGAGCAATGCCAGCGACTACACCAATCTCTACGAACTCGAACTGTATGGGCAGGTGCTGCCCGCGAACATCGCCTCGGTCAGCGCCTCGGACTATGACGCGGAACGTGCGCGCGCGCCCAGTCTCGCCACCGACGGCAATCTGACCTCGAAATGGACTGCGCTCAGCCTGCCGCAATGGCTGATGGTCGATCTTGGTACCGTTCAGTCCATCAGTGGCATCAACATGAAAGTCTATATTGCGGACGCTGGGCGGAACGCCAATTACTCCGTCGATGTGTCATCCGACAGATCGACATGGGCCACGGTAATTGCCAACTCATCCATTGACACAACCACGGGATGGGCGCAAGCCAGCTTCATACCGGTTTCGGGCAGATATGTCCGGCTTCGCCTGGATTCCACCAACACATCGGACTATGTCAACCTGAGCGAGATCATGGTGTACGCCCAGGCCGCACAGAACCCTGCCTCGTCGCCCACAGATGAGGACATTAGCAACGTCCTACTGACCCTGACCTGGCAGCCGAACGTGGGAAGCGTCCAGGGCTACAAGGTTTTCTTCGGCCCCACCCCCGAATCTGTCAGCACTGAGATCTCGGATATAACGAACACGTTGTCGACCAGTTTCAATCCGGCAATCCCTGCAATCGCATACGACTCCTGGTATACGCTGAGACTGCTCCCAGGAGATAATGTGTGCTTCAGGGTGCGCGCTTACAATGCGGACGGCCTGTCGAACTGGTCGCTGCCTATCTGCGGAACGATAACGGAGGCGGCGGGCTGA